Genomic window (Longibacter salinarum):
TGCCACCGCCGGCCGTTTCGCGGAGCTTCTGAAACGCCTCCCCCATGCGCTCACCGGCTTCCTGCGAATTTGCCGCATTCTCAGCCTGCTCCAGCGCCTTCGACGCATCCTCAGCGGCCTTCTTCATGTCAGAAACCTTCTGACACCCGCTGCCGGCACCGGCCACGAACAAGAGGGCGAACGAAAGAAGCAATGTCAGGACAGGATGTAAGCGAGCCGCTTTCGTTTGAAACAACGGATTGGATCGAGACATGGCGGGACCGAACGGTGAGAGGTTGAGGCAACGAGGCATCTCTATCTCTCATAGCGAAAAACGTCGACCGAACCGGCCAGGCTACGGTTCAGGGTTCAGAGTTCAGGGTTCAGGGTTCAGAGTTCAGGGTTCTAACGTGCAACGTCTAACGTTTTACGTTCCAACGCCATAACGAAAAAGGAGCCACCGTTGCCGGCGGCCCCTCTCCTGGTTTGCTGAGTCTGATGGGGTCGTGTGTGCTACATGCTGACCGCGCCGTCGCCTGCCGGTTCTGCTGTTTCGGCGGCCTCCCCGGTCCCATCCGCTCCGGTCCGGACGGCCTCGAACGTGAGGTGATTTTGTTCGGGGGCAAGATCAATCCGGACGGTGTCGCCATCTTCAACAGAACCGCCGAGTAGCTCCTTGGAAAGCTGGTTCGAGACCTGTCGCTGCATCACGCGCTTGAGCGGGCGAGCGCCGAACGCCGGATCGAACCCGCGATCGGCAAGCCAATCTTTCGCTGCGTCGGACAACTGCAGCTGCAGGTTGTGGCTCTTCTTTGCAATGCCCGCGATGCGGTTGAACTGCAGCTCCACGATCTCGCGAATGTGCGACCGTCCGAGCGACCGGAAGGTGACGACTTCGTCGATCCGGTTCAGGAATTCCGGACGCAGCCGCTGACGAAGCATCTTCAGCAGCTTCTCCTCGAGCTCCTGACGCTCCAGATCCGAGAGATAGCCTCCGTCGACACTGTCCATCTTCTCCGTAATCACCTCCGATCCCATGTTGGAGGTCATGATGATGATGGTGTTGGTGAAGTCGACGGTGCGCCCCTGGTTGTCGGTCAGACGTCCATCATCGAGAACCTGCAGCAGCACGTTGAAAATCTCCGGGTGCGCCTTCTCGATTTCGTCGAGGAGCACGACGGAGTACGGCTTACGACGCACGGCTTCCGTGAGCTGCCCGCCTTCCTCGTAGCCGACGTAGCCGGGAGCCGCACCGATGAGACGGCTGGCCGTGTGCTTCTCCTGGTACTCGCTCATGTCGATGCGAACCATCGCGTCCTCATCGTTGAAGAGGAACGCTGCCAGCGTCTTCGCCAGCTCGGTCTTACCAACCCCCGTGGTACCGAGGAACAGGAACGAGCCGATCGGACGGTTTTCCTCCTGTAGCCCCGTTCGCCCACGGCGCACAGCATCCGAGACAACCTCAATGGCTTCCGGCTGACCGATGACGCGCTTCGACAGCTCCTCTTCCATGCGAACGAGTTTCTGCCGCTCGCTCTCGAGCATCTTCGACACGGGAATTCCCGTCCAGTTGGAGACGATCTCGGCGATGTCTTCGCCATCGACCTCCTCTTTCAGTAGCGCACCGTCCTGCTGCACCTCTTGCAGCTTCTCGTTTGCCTCCTCGGCCTGCTTCTCAAGGTCGGGAATCTCGCCGTAGCGAATTTCGGCCACGCGATCGTATTTTCCCTCGCGTTCCAGATTCTCCGCCTCGACGCGCAGCTCGTCGATCTTCTCCTTCGCCTGGCGGGCGGTTTGAATCAGATCCTTTTCCTCTTTCCAGCGGGTCTTCAGCGCATCCCGCTCGTCCTCCAGGCTCGCGATCTGGTGGTTAATGTTCTCCAGCTTCTCCTCGTCCTCGTCCCGCTTGATCGCTTCGCGTTCGATCTCAAGCTGGCGAATCTCACGGTCGAGCTGGTCGAGGTCGGCCGGCATGGAGTCGATTTCAATGCGCAGGCGCGCGGCCGCCTCATCGATCAGGTCGATCGCCTTATCGGGGAGCTGGCGATCCGTGATGTAGCGGTTCGACAAATCGGCCGCGCTGATGATGGCGCTGTCCTGAATGCGCACGCCGTGGTGCACCTCGTAGCGCTCCTTCAGGCCGCGTAGGATCGAGATGGTGTCGTCGACCGACGGTTCGTCCACGACAACCTTCTGGAAGCGCCGTTCGAGTGCGCGGTCGTCCTCGATGTACTTGTACTCATCGAGCGTCGTCGCGCCGATGGCACGGAGCTCTCCACGAGCCAGCGCCGGCTTCAAAATATTTGCCGCGTCCATCGCGCCTTCAGCCGCCCCAGCACCAATCAGTGTGTGCAGCTCATCAATGAACAGAATGAGTTCGCCATCCGATTCCGAGACCTCCTTCACCACGGCCTTCAGCCGATCCTCGAATTCGCCCCGGTACTTTGCACCCGCGACGAGAGCCCCCATATCGAGTGCCACGATGCGCTTCGACTTCATGCTTTCCGGCACGTCCCCCTGCACGATGCGCGTCGCGATGCCTTCGGCAATCGCCGTCTTACCGACTCCGGCCTCACCAACCAGCACCGGGTTGTTCTTCGTGCGACGCGAGAGAATCTGCAGCACGCGACGAATCTCCTGGTCGCGCCCGATCACCGGATCGATCTTCCCCCGGCGGGCGAGATCATTGAGGTCGCGAGCAAACCGGTCCAGCGCTTCGTAGCGACTTTCCGCGTGCGGGTCATCCGCACTTTGTCCGCCCCTGACGTCTTCGAGGACATCACGCACCTTATCCTTCGACGCTCCCTGATCGCGCAGCGCCTGCCCGACCTCGCCCTTGCTTTCCACGAGGCCGATCAGCAGGTGCTCCGTTGAGACGTACTCATCATTCATCAAGTCCGCCTCCGCCCGCGCACGATCGAACACCTTCTTGAGCTCGTCGCCAAGATATTGCCCCGAGACGCTCGCCCCGGTCACCTTCGGCAATTTGTCGAGAGCGGAATCGGTCCGCTGCCGGAGCGTGTCGACCGACGCACCGAGCCGGCGAAGAATGGACGTCGTGATTCCTTCCGTGTCACTCAGAAAGGCCTTGAGCACGTGCGCCGGCTCCACACCCTGATGGTTGTTCGAGGCGGCAATCTCCATAGCGGATTGCACAGCCTCCTGGGCTTTAACCGTAAACTTCTGCAGGTTCATGTTTAGTAGGTACCTATTTCTGAAAGTCGGGCGGCGAGCAAGCGTCGATCGATCGCAGCAAGCGTCGACCACTCGGTCACCGTTTTCTGGTGCGAAAGCGATGCCACAGCCATAAACACTGACAAACTGGCACACCACAATGCGAAAACGGACCCCATTGAGGTCGTCTCAAGGGAACAAGACTGAACCAAACATTAAATTTATGCCTTTGACACGATGCGTCAACCAATTCCGGAACCCATGACGCGATGCGTTATTTAATAAAGCGACGATCACGGAATCTGCGACGGCAGAGAGGTTTGCTGCCGTACTCTGGCGTCACCGAATCGTGCCCCGGCGGATTCGACCCCGTCGGCCGTGCACATGCCCGTACGCACACGCCCTCTCGAATTGACGAGTGGAGGACCCTTATGAGCACCAACGACACTTCTGTAGAAAAGAAAAAGAACGACCTGTCCAACCTGCCGACGGAACTGACGGAGCGGGGACGGGAAATCTGGCTGGCCGGCCTCGGCGCGCTGTCTCGCGTGGAAGAGGAAGGCGACAAGGTGTTCAAATCCTTGGTTGAGCGCGGACGCGACTATGAAGG
Coding sequences:
- the clpB gene encoding ATP-dependent chaperone ClpB, with the translated sequence MNLQKFTVKAQEAVQSAMEIAASNNHQGVEPAHVLKAFLSDTEGITTSILRRLGASVDTLRQRTDSALDKLPKVTGASVSGQYLGDELKKVFDRARAEADLMNDEYVSTEHLLIGLVESKGEVGQALRDQGASKDKVRDVLEDVRGGQSADDPHAESRYEALDRFARDLNDLARRGKIDPVIGRDQEIRRVLQILSRRTKNNPVLVGEAGVGKTAIAEGIATRIVQGDVPESMKSKRIVALDMGALVAGAKYRGEFEDRLKAVVKEVSESDGELILFIDELHTLIGAGAAEGAMDAANILKPALARGELRAIGATTLDEYKYIEDDRALERRFQKVVVDEPSVDDTISILRGLKERYEVHHGVRIQDSAIISAADLSNRYITDRQLPDKAIDLIDEAAARLRIEIDSMPADLDQLDREIRQLEIEREAIKRDEDEEKLENINHQIASLEDERDALKTRWKEEKDLIQTARQAKEKIDELRVEAENLEREGKYDRVAEIRYGEIPDLEKQAEEANEKLQEVQQDGALLKEEVDGEDIAEIVSNWTGIPVSKMLESERQKLVRMEEELSKRVIGQPEAIEVVSDAVRRGRTGLQEENRPIGSFLFLGTTGVGKTELAKTLAAFLFNDEDAMVRIDMSEYQEKHTASRLIGAAPGYVGYEEGGQLTEAVRRKPYSVVLLDEIEKAHPEIFNVLLQVLDDGRLTDNQGRTVDFTNTIIIMTSNMGSEVITEKMDSVDGGYLSDLERQELEEKLLKMLRQRLRPEFLNRIDEVVTFRSLGRSHIREIVELQFNRIAGIAKKSHNLQLQLSDAAKDWLADRGFDPAFGARPLKRVMQRQVSNQLSKELLGGSVEDGDTVRIDLAPEQNHLTFEAVRTGADGTGEAAETAEPAGDGAVSM